The following is a genomic window from Rhododendron vialii isolate Sample 1 chromosome 9a, ASM3025357v1.
GAAGTGaggtttttcttttaattactttttgaataCCCCCATTTGAAGTGTAAATAAGGTTTGCAATGTCATCTATTTGGATACAATAGTGAAAATGCATATACGCACCTCCCCTTCTTTTTTCGTTTAGCTTGACTAAACTAAAGAAAGTAAATCTAATTCTCTCTTCCCCCTTGGTTAATCAACCAAGAGAAGGGACTTCCCTTCCCTTTCCCTTGTGTCTTAACACTTCCCTTGACTCCCCGTTTCCATAATCCAAACGAAGTGTTGAGGTTTGATTGATCTTTTGGAACTACTTCTACTAGATATGTATGTTCTGCCATTGGATCTATTGTTGAATTTCCAAGTAGCTATGGGTGACTTGTGTGCTACTCTGATGTGTAGCAAGCTGATGGATCGTGTTATTTCGGTGGAGTTTGCAATCAAAGACGATGATGATAGGCGAAATGGATACAGTCCTGATAGAGGCCGTGATAGGTCGCCCGGAAGGAGGGCTCAAGACAGGGGACGATCACCCAGCCCATATCGGAGAGAGAGGGCTAGTCCAGATTATGGCCGTGGCCGTAGCCCAAGTCCCTATCGCAAAGACCGGGCTAGTCCCGATTATGGTCGTGGTGGACCCACTACGAGTCCACGCAAAAGGGAAAGGGGTGATTCCGAATATGATCATGGTCGGACCCGCAGCCCGCGAAGAGTGAGACCCAGTCCTGATAATCATGGCCGTGAACCCAACCCAAGGGAGAGGGTTGTTAGTCCTGATTATGGTCGTGGCCACAACCGAAGCCCTAAAGGAGAGAGGATCAGTCCTGATGACTATCGGCGTAGCCCAAGCCCACAAAGACAGAAGGTCAGTCCAGATGACTACCGGCGTAGCCCAATCCCACAAAGAGAGAAGGCAAGTCCAGATGACTACCGGCGTAGCCCAAGCCCGGATGCCAAGCATGAAATGAGGGAtagtccaaaatttgatgaagCAGAAGATAGCCCCACGCAGGAGCGATATGGGAGGTTTGTATTTTTCTGCTGTGGCACTCACTTCTAAAGTAATTAGAGTTTGGTTATCTTCTTaatttttattccttttattatGTACTCAACGTATTTCTTTCCCAACTGTTGATGCAGTCGTTCACCTGTGGAGCGGGAAAGATCTCGTTCTTGAAGGATGTATTATGTGTTGCTGCTATCTGCAAAATTCATACTATGACTGGTGTGACCGAGTACAGAAGCTTCTGAAGACGTCAAGTattagtttgtttttaatttgtaGTTGCTATAAAGGATTGTGGTTCTGAATGTAAGGGGATTATAAGACTAGAAAGGTGTTTAGAGTTGGCTCCCGTCGTTACATTGAAACTGATTTGTTTGTGTCTGGATTCTATACTTGATACTGGTTTGTTTTCAAGAAGTTTCTGGGGAACTGGTTATTTGGCTACTTCGCGCAAGTCCTTAATGTATCCTGATTATTTGGCTCCTTCGCGCAAGTCTCTGTGTAGCTGAGGGGGTGGTTGGTTTTGGAGGACCAATGACTTTTGGCCTAATCCTTTTTTTGTGATGGGTTTTGATACTCATCCTAAAGAGCTTATCAGTAGGGGTTGTTTtttgtggatgctcttaaggGGTTAACTGGAAATAGTTTTAATGAGCTATCAATAGGGGTTGTTTCTTGTTTGGGAATTAAACCAAGTTCAAATCATCTTGTCAGATATCCCACCAAGTTTTAAACATTAACTTAATTTTGAATGAGTTTTTAAAACAGGACTTGAATAATTCAACACTCAGCTCAGCTGTCTCGATAGCTGTTTTATTAGCAAGCCTGACATACTTGCAATTCATCAGATTCAGGTAGTTCTAAACTATAATGTTTTTAAGCAAGTGGTTGTCTTGTGCATAATTCCATTTTAGGTATTTGGCTACAGATTGTAAAATGCATTATGTCCAATTGCATTCTCAGCTTGGAAATGAACTGGAGATTGCAGAATTCTATAGACCGCGGGGCAGTATGTCAAAATACATTCTTAGCTCAGAAATGACCTGGAGATTGCAGAATTCTAAGGACCGCGGGGCATTATGTCAAAATACATTCTAAGGACTGCGGATTGCACAATATCTTGCATAATCTCAACCATCCAATCATTCGGCAATCCATAAAAGagctttttaaattttgatcgTATCTTTGCTCACAAAACTCTTCAGCGAAATTTATTCTAAACATATAATTCAAACACTTCTAAATATTCTCATTATAATCTAGGAAAAAATTCATAATCTAAAAGTTTGATATACTCCATGTTATTAGCAACCAAACAAATATCTACTCAAATGGATTATATGTTATCTGATTTTCCATACTTGTTTAacgtttattttcttttattcaggCCAAAGTTGCCTCTAGCTTAGTTCATCAACTAGGGCTGATATTAAAAAccgaacaaacaaaaaaaaccgaCTGAAATAGTCGGTTCGGTTCGATTTTGATATAGGTTTCAGTTCGGTTTCGTTTTTGTAGGTAATTTTTTTTCGGTTTGATTTTCGTGTTTGTTGAACCGAAAAAACCAAACCGATATTTATGTACTGTGCTTCGATTCTTAACCCTACCCGTCCATCTCTAAAGGTCGGGGGAAATCATAGCCGATATTTATATACTGTGCTTAAAAGGTATGGAATTTGTTTGAATTTTGGCCCAAATGAGGGCAAGTTAAGACTATAAAACTTGCATTTTTAGCCCAAATGGGTTTGTTATTTCATTACTTTGTTTCATTTTTAGAGGCCCAAATGAGGCCCACAATACAAAACCGAAAGAAACCGACAGAACCGAAAAAATCGATATCCCTTTCGGTCGGTTTTCAGTAGCTGAATATGGAGAACCAAACCGGTATTTCggtttttaaaatccaaaaaaaccgAACCGATCGAACTGATATCACCCCTATCAGACATCAACCAACTGATACACGCTTTGGTGAGGATTCAAATCTCAACCCCTACTCTCCTTTcttgaatacaaaaaaaatactttctccgtcccattttttttggtctttttcgatatttgtgcctttctttaaattcttatatcttttaatttataacatttttcataattttaaaaactttatattatagatctaatcgagaactatcaaacaagattcatactgcatattttttgagattcgtattgaaagatataattgtTTAAAGAACAGCACAaacatcaaaaataaataaatccaaagaaaatgggacggaaaGAGCAGTAAAAAGACATCCTTTCCAACCAAAATATCAAAGACTACCTAGCTAAGCTTAATGGGCTCCCCATACAATCAATCGAATTCAGAAcataatttcttgtgaatttttttttattttcggcGTGGATGACTTGCCTTTGACCAGATCGATAAgagaattaattgaggtgcgtGTAAGTTGATCCAGATATCCCTTGATAGATATTGATGTCACCAAATTAATGAAATTACTACTCTCTCCATCtcaatttaattgtcttttATGGGAGtatgtgtcatttttaaattgattatatctcataatttataatgttttatgtaatttccaaaacattgtattatagaactaatcaagatctatcaaataaggtttatattcgatatgaaattcattatgtATTTAAAGATATACTAATTTTTGAACCGGTTAGAATAAAACGAGAGAGAATTAAATTGGGACAAAGTCACAAAGGGAGTCATCGTTAATCACGCGATTACTTCATCAATCATCATCCACCGTCCAAGTCATTCGTAATCGTAGGCTCCAGTTGCGACGGCTGTTTCCAGTTCAGACCGCAAAAAGACGCCACGCGGTGGGAAAGCCCCTCCAATCAATCGGCACGTGCGACGagctaacaaaaaaatatttcccatTTCCCCTCTAGAAAGGATATGAGTTGAATTTGTGCCTGCAAGAACAGATCCGGTTTGAACCCGTTCctggtccaaaaaaaaaaaaaaaactgagccgctcattttatttaaaatattttatctaagGCTTTAActaaaaattaactcaattagATATCGATAAAATTGTTTATGGTACATCCAATTTTGCTTTAAAGACTTGAATTTTGGGATAATTAAAGTTGGATGTTTCATAAACAATCTTATCGATTTTCGATTTAGATGAATTCTTACAAGAACtccagaaaaaatattttaaccaaaatgaaaaattcggATCATcttttttgggacccaaaacggGTGCAAACTGAATATGTATTTTGGAGACCCAAAACGGGTCCGAACCGAATATGTACTTGCAAGTACATGCTTATTTCACATTTGTGTGGATAGCAATGCTGCTTACCCACCCAACAAACGTAATGGGAAtggctttttagttttttatgtGGGGAAGAATCAAAAAGAGACAAAATCAAAGTATGGCTTAATTAGTGGGAAAAAGACAATAATTTAGTCAAAAAGGAATTTCTCCCATTTAGATTCTTCTCCTAACTTTGAACCCATTAGTGATACCTATTTCCCTTCAGAGACAAAAGAATATCTCAAGTCCAGCATTCGGACTAGAAGGTCTACtcgagtttttgttttttaagcaATTCAGATGTTCGGGTTAGCTTACGTGTGCATCGACTAATTAGGCAGATCAATTCTGCCGCGCACAATCATATTGTCCACTTAAGAAGGTTCCAATTAAAACCAGAGAAAAGTCTAGTCAAAATTTGTGTAGCCATCACCAATTTCaatttgatgataaaaaaaatttcatttgtaTAAACTCACGTGTGCAAATTTATCATTGTGAAAAAGAGAGGTTAATTCGAGAATTGTATGTCATCtcaattgttttcaaaaattacatttgtCACAAATTATTGCTTTACAGATGTCTCGTGATTACGATTCTTCAATTAACTTGAATTATTCtggtttaaattttgaaattttatactAATATCAACTTTTTCGAACAATATGAGCTCTACGGATTAGAATTGGTTCCATGCGGTTTAGTCACTTCAGCGTCTCAGATATGAGAGAGAATCCAATCCCCCCAATTTAAAGATGGGGAATGATAATGCCATACCCTTTTTTACCTACTAGGAGGTGGTGATGGGCGTAGCATCGTGCTGCGCACCTCTAAGCCGTCGAATCGTGCATCCAACGGCTTGGATCTCATTTCGACAATTAACGACTCtcaatcgttggttgccgagatgggatctgagccgtcggatccACGATCCAACAGCTCGGAGGTGCACAACACGGTGCTGTGCATTTACCAATACCACTCCCCTTTTTATCTTGTAGTGTATGAATTTACACAATAGTCCatgcattttgtaaaaatttattGCATTGAAGGGTAAATTAGTAAATTCATTTAACTAAAAGACATAAGGAGAGTGGAATATCATTGGCCAAGATTCCTTTCTTCGAGAATAATTACTACTGTAGTCCACAATGGGATTTGGAGGGCTGCTGCTGTCTTCCTTGATTAGTTCAAAGACAAGACTAGTCGCAGCCCATGGAACGTGTTTTGTTAAGATTTGGTAGTTTAGTTAGATTGATGATGGAGAAGTTACACTCAACTGGAAAACGGCCCTTAACCTCATCGTAGATTCACATGGCTCTTGTTGTTCTCAAGATTCTAGACAAGTTAGGGAGTTTCGGCagtaaaaaatttgtagatttttatttatatttgagAAGTTGTTAAGTGTTTTTAGTAATAGTGGATAAATTCTTGATGTGTTTGTGAATAGAGTTactgtagaaaaaaaaaatttgttgacaactttttttgtCAGTGAaaacgaaatggtaaaatgcgttaagtttttagtatttttttgttagtggaaacactcCCTAGTAAGGTTATACGAATACTCCTACTCGTTTAATTAaggttaaaagttaaaacactGTCACAGGGAAGGGCCAATATTGGTTTGGGATTAGAATGGTGAGGGATTATCCCATCCCATTTTCCCATGAATGAATTAAGTACATAAAACCTTATTCTCTTGAGTGAGAGCATGACAAAAACGCAAAAGGCTTATTCTCTCGAATTCCCATGTTTGGCTCTCACCGTCAGCAAAAAATCTTGGAGTCCCTAAAAGTTTGCATGGTAGTAGAGTTCAGGGTATTAGAATAATCGGTCAAGATGGTGCAAGTTGACACAAACGTTCAATATTTTAAAAGAGACTTGGCTCTATGCTAAAACATAGATTTAGAGAAGAGCGTAGACGTACAATAGAAATTAAGTGCTATGATGAAGAGCTTATTTTTGATGATGGGTTAAAACCAGAGATAGTTTAGGTTGAGAATAGAAGATCGATCTCTGTCGTTAATTTATGAAATTAGTGACTtaatttcattctttcttttttttcatctgGAGAAGTAAAAGGATTATCGATGAGAATAGGAGAAATCTCTATGGTGATGATAATCGTACCTATACCCTATGTCACCCGATGGGTCTAGCAGTACATACCATATTTGCTTCAGAAAGACTGAAGGGGTTCAGAAAGACTGAAGGGGTCCCTTTCTGTGGGCTCATAAACAGAAAGTTTATACACATATACAATCTGTacatagattgtgcacaaattttattGTAGGGTCCatcatgggtcccacacaaatcatccgagccgtttattaaatgtaaaacattttttcaagggttcccgtaaaaaataatctcaatccgatacctctaggtgctcgatccaatcatataacttttcattatccgaaaatctgaatgaaaagttagatggttagatgaagtacctataggtattggattgagcttattttttacggggacacttgaaaaaatattttacatttaatgaacggctcggatgatttatgtgggacccgtggtggaccccacaataaaatctg
Proteins encoded in this region:
- the LOC131300082 gene encoding serine/arginine-rich splicing factor RS41-like isoform X2 encodes the protein MEDERDAEDAIRGLDRFEFGRKGRRLRVEWTKQERGIRRPVDSRRSSTNSRPSKTLFVINFDPYHTRTRDLEKHFDPYGKILNVRIRKNFAFIQFESEEDARRALEATNMSKLMDRVISVEFAIKDDDDRRNGYSPDRGRDRSPGRRAQDRGRSPSPYRRERASPDYGRGRSPSPYRKDRASPDYGRGGPTTSPRKRERGDSEYDHGRTRSPRRVRPSPDNHGREPNPRERVVSPDYGRGHNRSPKGERISPDDYRRSPSPQRQKVSPDDYRRSPIPQREKASPDDYRRSPSPDAKHEMRDSPKFDEAEDSPTQERYGSRSPVERERSRS
- the LOC131300082 gene encoding serine/arginine-rich splicing factor RS41-like isoform X1; translation: MRPVFCGNFDFEARQSDLERLFRKYGKVERVDMKSGFAFVYMEDERDAEDAIRGLDRFEFGRKGRRLRVEWTKQERGIRRPVDSRRSSTNSRPSKTLFVINFDPYHTRTRDLEKHFDPYGKILNVRIRKNFAFIQFESEEDARRALEATNMSKLMDRVISVEFAIKDDDDRRNGYSPDRGRDRSPGRRAQDRGRSPSPYRRERASPDYGRGRSPSPYRKDRASPDYGRGGPTTSPRKRERGDSEYDHGRTRSPRRVRPSPDNHGREPNPRERVVSPDYGRGHNRSPKGERISPDDYRRSPSPQRQKVSPDDYRRSPIPQREKASPDDYRRSPSPDAKHEMRDSPKFDEAEDSPTQERYGSRSPVERERSRS